One stretch of Punica granatum isolate Tunisia-2019 chromosome 5, ASM765513v2, whole genome shotgun sequence DNA includes these proteins:
- the LOC116207258 gene encoding uncharacterized protein LOC116207258 produces the protein MKMPSPKSSSLISTEIKNPMRTLVLSCACRIVRVLSRAKSFLVKAVQRKLDKFQIHFMLPAKKSKNKKIYLGSFRFHYNWCSASSSHVQPFPAPFSTSHLYYYDPTWDSMISMEPADQDNNSSGDSQLSKYLEWLEEKDNAHAGEESSDNGTSAHEECADEIDKLADIFIAKCHQKFILEKQESDRRFQEMIAI, from the coding sequence ATGAAAATGCCATCTCCCAAGTCCTCGAGCTTAATCTCGACTGAGATAAAAAACCCAATGCGCACCCTCGTGTTGTCGTGCGCGTGCCGCATTGTTCGGGTCCTCTCCAGAGCAAAATCCTTCCTCGTCAAGGCCGTCCAGAGAAAACTAGACAAATTCCAGATTCACTTCATGCTCCCGGCGAAGAAGAGCAAGAATAAGAAGATATACTTAGGCTCGTTCCGGTTCCACTACAACTGGTGCTCTGCTTCTTCCTCGCACGTGCAGCCATTTCCAGCTCCGTTCTCGACGAGCCACCTCTACTACTACGACCCAACTTGGGATTCCATGATCTCAATGGAGCCAGCGGATCAGGACAACAACAGCAGCGGAGATTCACAGCTCTCGAAGTACCTGGAATGGCTAGAAGAGAAGGACAATGCACATGCAGGTGAAGAGTCTAGTGACAACGGTACGTCTGCTCATGAAGAGTGTGCGGATGAGATTGACAAGCTCGCCGACATCTTCATCGCGAAATGCCACCAGAAGTTCATTTTGGAGAAGCAAGAATCCGATCGCAGGTTTCAGGAAATGATAGCTATATAG
- the LOC116208579 gene encoding uncharacterized protein LOC116208579, whose amino-acid sequence MKASLKFRDDQKPLIRAKVPLNIIGLPFQSGIVAGESKELTLNLGTFFESGPSVRVSYRPNDSWNPFSLVVKTGTGPFGSPISSSMSMSAEFNLLNRGNPAFMLHFRPNFGDFSVKKSQSSVIKPKSISTEEDASIEVVEAPPPPQTNGSYVLDNGAFFGKKIAALTPGSPAVAFSGVLSGMEVAARTVVPVRSRAVVNFRWGVRVPGEAGNAFNPTGGITFDKVPFLVMNKIGIEHVPEGFNSKQEPKGQEKSSGKESNFPGDSDLAEACFSVKRQLEILQAENGMLRKAIEDLRREFSAKSASPSPPITHDSVRYHEIERNGNRAPSGKTDRRSSEKRSTDSSGFAGKSVEADVSEELKKALKGAGGA is encoded by the coding sequence ATGAAAGCGTCACTCAAGTTCCGGGACGACCAGAAGCCTCTCATCAGGGCCAAGGTCCCCCTCAACATCATCGGCCTCCCCTTCCAGTCTGGCATAGTCGCCGGCGAATCCAAGGAGCTCACCCTCAACCTCGGCACCTTCTTCGAGTCCGGCCCATCTGTCCGCGTCTCCTATCGCCCCAACGACTCCTGGAATCCCTTCTCCCTCGTCGTTAAGACGGGGACCGGCCCCTTCGGCTCACCGATTTCCAGCTCCATGTCCATGAGCGCCGAGTTCAACCTCCTCAACCGCGGCAATCCTGCCTTCATGCTCCATTTCCGGCCCAATTTCGGCGACTTCTCAGTGAAGAAGTCGCAGTCTTCAGTCATCAAGCCCAAGTCCATCAGCACTGAAGAGGATGCCTCCATTGAGGTGGTGGAGGCGCCCCCGCCGCCCCAGACCAACGGCAGCTATGTGCTGGATAACGGTGCCttttttggaaagaaaattgCTGCCCTGACGCCTGGGTCGCCTGCTGTGGCGTTTTCCGGTGTGCTTTCTGGCATGGAGGTGGCGGCAAGAACAGTAGTTCCAGTGAGGAGCCGCGCCGTCGTTAACTTCCGGTGGGGAGTCAGGGTTCCCGGAGAGGCAGGGAATGCTTTCAATCCCACGGGGGGGATTACCTTTGATAAGGTCCCATTTCTGGTGATGAATAAGATCGGGATCGAACATGTGCCAGAGGGTTTCAATTCGAAGCAAGAACCAAAGGGGCAGGAGAAGTCATCGGGAAAGGAATCAAATTTTCCCGGAGACAGCGATCTTGCAGAGGCTTGCTTCTCAGTGAAGCGCCAATTAGAGATACTGCAGGCTGAGAATGGGATGCTGAGGAAGGCCATTGAGGATCTCCGTCGAGAATTCTCTGCAAAGAGTGCCAGTCCATCCCCGCCAATCACTCATGACTCGGTGAGGTACCACGAGATCGAGAGGAACGGAAACAGAGCTCCTAGCGGCAAAACCGATCGGCGAAGCAGTGAGAAGAGGTCCACTGATTCTAGCGGTTTTGCTGGGAAATCAGTGGAGGCTGATGTGAGTGAGGAACTGAAGAAGGCCTTGAAGGGAGCTGGTGGGGCCTGA
- the LOC116209347 gene encoding enoyl-[acyl-carrier-protein] reductase [NADH] 1, chloroplastic-like: MASTATAGTHMAAVKPGISYQKSFKPSIAALGVESKKEASWTKLASSSHISSRQPMLQSFASRRVKLARVTTKAMSSANESSPLPGLPIDLRGKRAFIAGVADDNGYGWAIAKSLAAAGAEILVGTWVPALNIFETSLRRGKFDESRVLPDGSLMDITKVYPLDAIFDCPEHVPEDIKNNKRYAGSTKWTVKEVAESVKEDFGSIDILVHSLANGPEVIKPLLETSRNGYLAAISASSYSFVSLLKHFVPIMNPGGATISLTYIASEKIIPGYGGGMSSAKAALESDTRVLAFEAGRKHKIRVNTISAGPLRSRAAKAIGFIDMMIDYSLENAPLQKELSAEEVGNAAAFLASPLASAITGAVVYVDNGLNAMGVGVDSPVFANLDIPKSK; encoded by the exons GGCCTCGACTGCAACTGCTGGGACCCATATGGCTGCTGTTAAGCCTGGAATTTCTTACCAGAAGTCGTTCAAGCCAAGTATAGCAGCTCTGGGTGTGGAGAGCAAAAAGGAAGCCTCTTGGACCAAGCTTGCGAGCTCGTCCCACATCTCTTCGAGACAGCCCATGTTGCAGAGCTTTGCATCAAGGCGCGTGAAGCTTGCAAGAGTGACCACAAAAGCAATGTCTTCTGCCAATGAGAGCAGCCCGCTTCCTGGATTGCCCATTGACCTGAGAG GCAAGAGAGCATTTATAGCTGGTGTTGCTGATGACAATGGGTATGGTTGGGCGATTGCAAAATCTCTTGCTGCTGCCGGTGCTGAAATTCTTGTTGGTACCTGGGTTCCC GCCCTGAATATTTTTGAGACGAGCCTTAGGCGTGGAAAATTTGATGAGTCACGAGT GTTGCCTGATGGCTCTTTGATGGACATTACCAAAGTTTATCCACTTGATGCGATTTTTGACTGCCCCGAGCATGTTCCTGAGGAT ATTAAGAATAACAAACGCTATGCTGGTTCCACAAAATGGACTGTTAAG GAAGTCGCTGAATCTGTCAAAGAAGACTTTGGAAGCATTGACATCCTCGTGCATTCACTTGCTAATGGACCAGAG GTCATCAAGCCTCTGCTTGAAACTTCTCGGAATGGATATCTCGCTGCAATCTCGGCATCGAGTTACTCCTTTGTCTCTCTGCTCAAACACTTTGTTCCAATCATGAATCCAG GGGGTGCTACGATCTCTCTGACCTACATTGCCTCTGAGAAGATCATCCCAGG ATACGGTGGAGGTATGAGTTCAGCAAAAGCTGCTCTCGAGAGTGACACACGT GTCTTGGCTTTCGAAGCTGGGAGAAAGCACAAGATCAGGGTTAACACAATATCTGCAG GTCCATTGCGAAGCCGTGCTGCCAAAGCTATCGGCTTCATTGATATGATGATCGATTATTCTCTAGAAAATGCGCCGTTGCAGAAAGAACTCTCCGCAG AGGAGGTGGGTAATGCTGCTGCCTTCCTTGCCTCTCCACTGGCTTCTGCCATCACCGGTGCAGTCGTGTACGTCGATAACGGTCTAAACGCAATGGGAGTTGGAGTCGACAGCCCAGTATTCGCAAACCTCGACATCCCGAAGTCTAAGTAG